A region from the Corylus avellana chromosome ca7, CavTom2PMs-1.0 genome encodes:
- the LOC132186912 gene encoding plant UBX domain-containing protein 8-like, whose amino-acid sequence MARPSQATIDSFMAITGASESLALRKLEEHGGNLDEAVDAHFGEVDRHTTNPTPAAPQQYGHMGMNDRNQAGSRGILPFLSAARSFKPSLLLDPNYRRDLYNRIGASAFTNRGPSISPSGEVGRLPQRFNTVNEQPHHSGLRQTEDLSGLSPGQGTYGNHIEEEMIQAAIEASKKEVERGYLNQQQSAPNDSSGSGLLQREMHLEDDDFSRAISLSLKTAEQEKALREQQVETEDEEVGYYDLTRRNEKAKVNGWKLKPGSSSFQEGAGNVKEQPLVNRGSNSDTGNIGNCPPRSKDAFHSEEWGEISSEELDEAVMLENALFGEGSTNHFHYSPHLQINQDKSSSPHSVPNLPSPSITAQQLLREQQDAEYLASLLADKEKEINALKEAESHYLKEDKACNKLLEEEKLLRILAAKEASLPQEPAADDENAVTLLVRMPDGSRHGRRFLKSDKLQLLFDFIDVGRLVKPGTYRVVRPYPRHAFGIADSSLTFRELGLTSKQEALFLELI is encoded by the exons ATGGCGAGGCCATCGCAGGCTACGATCGACTCGTTCATGGCTATCACCGGCGCGTCCGAGTCCCTCGCGCTTCGGAAACTGGAG GAACATGGAGGCAATCTCGATGAAGCTGTTGATGCACATTTTGGTGAAGTTGATAGACACAC GACAAACCCAACACCTGCTGCTCCCCAGCAATATGGTCACATGGGTATGAATGATCGGAATCAGGCTGGATCACGTGGAATTTTACCATTTCTTTCCGCTGCTAGAAGTTTCAAGCCTTCGTTACTGCTTGACCCTAATTACAGGAGAGATCTCTATAACCGGATTGGTGCTTCTGCATTTACAAATCGTGGGCCATCTATTTCACCATCGGGAGAGGTAGGGAGGCTTCCTCAGCGCTTCAACACTGTGAATGAGCAGCCTCATCATTCAGGATTAAGGCAGACCGAGGATCTGAGTGGATTATCTCCTGGTCAGGGAACTTATGGAAATCATATTGAGGAAGAAATGATTCAAGCTGCTATTGAGGCTTCAAAGAAGGAGGTTGAAAGGGGTTATCTAAATCAGCAACAAAGTGCTCCCAAC GATTCTTCTGGGAGTGGGCTTCTGCAAAGGGAAATGCACCTAGAAGATGATGACTTTTCTCGTGCAATTTCATTGTCTTTGAAG ACAGCGGAGCAAGAGAAAGCATTGCGTGAGCAGCAAGTGGAAACTGAAGATGAAGAAGTCGGATATTATGATTTAACTCGTAGAAATGAGAAAGCTAAGGTTAATGGATGGAAG TTAAAGCCTGGGAGCTCATCATTCCAGGAAGGAGCTGGAAATGTGAAAGAACAGCCACTGGTGAATCGGGGGTCCAACTCGGATACTGGTAATATTGGTAATTGTCCTCCACGCAGCAAAGATGCCTTTCACTCTGAAGAG TGGGGTGAAATTTCTTCGGAAGAGCTTGATGAAGCTGTCATGCTTGAAAATGCACTTTTTGGTGAAGGGAGTACAAATCACTTTCATTATTCACCTCATCTGCAAATTAATCAAGATAAGAGTTCCAGTCCTCATTCTGTACCCAATCTACCATCACCCTCTATAACAGCTCAGCAATTGCTAAGAGAACAACAG GATGCTGAATATCTTGCTTCCCTCTTAGCtgacaaggaaaaggaaataaatgcTCTTAAGGAAGCTGAAAGTCATTACTTAAAGGAAGACAAAGCTTGCAACAAATTGCTTGAGGAAGAG AAATTGCTGAGAATACTAGCTGCAAAAGAAGCTTCGCTTCCTCAGGAACCAGCAGCAGATGATGAGAATGCGGTAACTCTCCTAGTTCGGATGCCAGATGGCAGCCGCCATGGCCGTCGCTTTCTCAAGTCTGACAAGCTTCAG cttCTTTTTGACTTCATTGATGTTGGTAGATTGGTGAAGCCTGGCACTTACAGAGTG GTTAGGCCATACCCCCGGCATGCTTTTGGCATTGCTGACAGTTCATTGACTTTCCGCGAACTAGGCCTGACCAGCAAACAGGAAGCTTTGTTTCTGGAGTTGATTTAA
- the LOC132186092 gene encoding cytochrome P450 87A3-like, whose product MLVVVVCLTGLVIVWITQWVYSWSNPKCNGKLPPGSMGFPFLGETLEFFAPHSFYNIPPFITKRITRYGPIFRTSLLGKKVVVSTDPEINNYIFQQEGRSVLLWYTESFTNIFGQQSVVAQHGMIHKYLKNLILHLVGPENLKANIVHELDELIRRHLRSWATHATVDLKEVASNMVFSYAAKKLFSYDDSNSIMELRENFKAFMDGLITFPLDIPGTSYHACLQGMKNIKKIIKDLFEERKASKTSHGDFLDNLVVEVERKESILDEGMAIDLVVALLFAIYETTSALMTLGTMFISDHPHVLAELTKEHEEILRRRDNEESEITWQEYKSMTFTHMVINETLRLANIVPGIFRKVVQDIELKGHTIPAGWVVVVVPLAVHLNSDVYTNPFTFNPWRWEGKELHAGSKTFMAFGGGVRLCVGADFAKLQMTFFIHYLVTKYRWKVVGGGDIIRRPGLVFPNGLPIEISEKGK is encoded by the exons ATGTTGGTTGTTGTTGTATGCCTCACCGGTTTGGTTATAGTTTGGATAACTCAGTGGGTGTATAGTTGGAGTAACCCAAAATGCAATGGGAAACTGCCACCTGGTTCAATGGGCTTCCCCTTTCTCGGGGAGACGTTGGAGTTCTTCGCCCCCCATTCATTCTACAATATCCCACCATTCATTACAAAGAGAATCACAAG GTATGGGCCGATATTTCGAACTAGTCTGCTGGGGAAAAAGGTGGTTGTATCCACGGATCCAGAAATAAACAATTACATATTCCAACAGGAAGGTAGGTCTGTGTTATTATGGTACACAGAGAgttttacaaatatttttggACAACAAAGTGTGGTTGCGCAGCATGGAATGATTCACAAGTACCTCAAGAACTTGATTCTACACCTTGTTGGCCCTGAAAATCTCAAGGCAAATATAGTGCATGAATTGGATGAACTCATTCGTCGTCATCTACGTTCATGGGCTACACATGCAACTGTGGACCTCAAAGAAGTTGCCTCAAAc ATGGTATTTAGCTATGCTGCTAAGAAGTTGTTTAGCTACGATGATTCCAACAGTATCATGGAATTGAGAGAGAATTTCAAAGCTTTCATGGATGGTCTTATCACTTTTCCTCTTGACATCCCGGGTACTTCATACCACGCATGTCTTCAG ggaatgaaaaatattaagaagATAATTAAGGATTTGTTCGAAGAGAGGAAAGCGTCAAAGACGTCTCATGGTGATTTCTTGGATAATTTGGTTGTGGAAGTGGAGAGGAAAGAATCAATTTTAGACGAAGGAATGGCGATTGACTTGGTCGTGGCGCTTCTCTTTGCCATTTACGAAACCACGTCAGCACTCATGACATTAGGAACCATGTTTATTTCCGACCATCCACACGTGTTAGCAGAACTAACG AAAGAGCATGAGGAAATTCTAAGAAGGCGAGACAATGAGGAGTCTGAAATTACATGGCAAGAATACAAGTCAATGACTTTCACACACATG GTTATCAATGAGACACTAAGGCTGGCAAATATTGTCCCAGGGATTTTCAGAAAAGTTGTTCAAGATATCGAATTGAAGG gaCATACCATTCCTGCAGGCTGGGTAGTCGTTGTTGTTCCACTAGCTGTTCATTTAAATTCAGATGTGTACACTAACCCCTTCACTTTTAACCCATGGCGATGGGAg GGAAAGGAATTGCATGCAGGGTCTAAAACTTTCATGGCTTTTGGTGGTGGTGTGAGACTGTGTGTGGGAGCTGACTTTGCAAAGCTTCAAATGACTTTCTTTATCCATTACTTGGTCACAAAATACAg GTGGAAAGTAGTTGGTGGAGGAGACATAATTCGAAGACCTGGCTTAGTGTTCCCAAATGGACTTCCAATTGAAATCTCCGAAAAGGGCAAGTGA
- the LOC132186911 gene encoding probable methyltransferase PMT15, whose translation MAFQNPLLHLLCLKSKRASLYYLGSTAILCSLFYLVGLWTHSSSTTAAVISSAFSGVSCSDQPRNATTTTTTVHLDFSAHHQGPDPPVNYDERRVDRIPPCDANLSEYTPCEDAQRSLKFDRNMLIYRERHCPEPHEVLRCRVPAPTGYRVPFRWPQSRDSVWYANVPHKWLTVEKKKQNWVLFERDRFRFPGGGTMFPNGANAYIDDIGRLINLKDGSIRTAIDTGCGVASWGAYLLSRNIVAVSFAPRDTHEAQVQFALERGVPALIGVIASIRLPYPSRAFDMAHCSRCLIPWGQNDGHYLIEVDRVLRPGGYWILSGPPINWEKHWKGWNRTREDLRTEQTMIENVARSLCWKKLKQKDDLAIWQKPTNHVHCRMNRKVFKHPRMCQAQDPDKAWYTKMESCLTPLPEVSDIKKVAGGELAKWPERLTAIPPRISGGTLEGITAEIFRENTELWRKRVAYYKSLDNQLAEQGRYRNLLDMNSFLGGFAAALVNDPVWVMNIVPVEAEINTLGAIYERGLIGTYQNWCEAMSTYPRTYDFIHADSVFSLYKGRCDMEDILLEMDRILRPEGSVIFRDDVDYLVKIKSIIDAMQWDSRIIDHENGPHHREKILLASKQYWTAPAPDGNKGGSKSASL comes from the exons ATGGCTTTCCAAAACCCACTGTTGCATTTGCTGTGCTTGAAGAGCAAAAGAGCCAGCCTCTACTACTTGGGTTCAACAGCCATCCTCTGCTCCCTCTTCTACCTCGTCGGTCTCTGGACCCACTCCTCTTCCACCACAGCCGCCGTTATATCCTCCGCCTTCTCCGGCGTCTCATGCTCCGACCAACCCCGCAacgccaccaccaccaccaccactgtCCACCTTGACTTCTCCGCGCACCACCAGGGTCCGGACCCTCCTGTCAATTACGATGAGCGTCGTGTCGACCGAATTCCCCCCTGCGACGCCAATCTCTCCGAGTACACGCCATGCGAGGACGCCCAGAGGTCCCTCAAGTTCGACCGCAACATGCTCATATACCGAGAGCGGCACTGCCCCGAGCCGCACGAGGTACTCCGGTGCCGGGTCCCCGCGCCGACCGGTTACAGAGTTCCCTTCCGTTGGCCGCAGAGCAGGGACTCGGTGTGGTACGCCAACGTGCCACATAAGTGGTTGACGGTGGAGAAGAAGAAACAGAACTGGGTCCTGTTCGAGCGCGACCGGTTCAGGTTCCCCGGCGGCGGGACCATGTTCCCCAACGGTGCGAATGCGTACATTGATGATATTGGGAGGCTGATCAATCTCAAGGATGGCTCTATAAGGACCGCCATTGATACCGGTTGTGGG GTGGCTAGTTGGGGAGCTTACCTTCTTTCGAGGAACATTGTGGCAGTATCATTTGCACCAAGAGACACACATGAAGCTCAGGTCCAATTTGCACTTGAGCGAGGGGTGCCTGCATTGATTGGAGTTATTGCTTCAATCAGGCTTCCTTACCCTTCAAGAGCCTTTGACATGGCTCACTGCTCACGTTGCCTAATTCCCTGGGGCCAGAATG ATGGGCATTATTTGATCGAAGTTGATCGAGTTCTTCGTCCTGGTGGGTATTGGATCCTGTCGGGGCCACCGATAAACTGGGAGAAACACTGGAAAGGCTGGAACAGAACACGCGAAGATCTTAGAACAGAGCAAACCATGATTGAGAATGTTGCCAGAAGCCTATGCtggaaaaaattgaaacaaaaggATGATCTTGCTATTTGGCAGAAACCAACTAATCATGTCCACTGCAGAATGAACAGGAAGGTTTTCAAACATCCACGGATGTGCCAAGCTCAGGATCCAGACAAGGCATG GTACACTAAAATGGAGAGTTGTTTAACCCCACTTCCTGAAGTTTCCGACATTAAAAAAGTGGCAGGTGGGGAACTAGCAAAATGGCCAGAGAGACTGACTGCAATTCCACCAAGGATTAGTGGAGGAACTTTGGAAGGAATTACAGCTGAGATTTTCAGAGAGAATACAGAGCTATGGAGAAAGAGAGTAGCTTATTACAAATCCCTGGACAATCAATTAGCTGAGCAGGGGAGGTATCGGAACTTGCTGGATATGAATTCTTTCTTGGGAGGATTTGCAGCTGCATTGGTTAATGATCCTGTGTGGGTTATGAACATTGTTCCCGTTGAGGCTGAGATCAACACCCTTGGGGCCATCTATGAACGAGGATTGATTGGAACCTATCAAAATTG GTGCGAGGCCATGTCCACTTATCCACGAACTTACGATTTTATCCATGCTGATTCAGTTTTTAGCCTCTACAAGGGCAG ATGTGATATGGAAGATATACTTTTAGAGATGGACCGGATTTTGCGGCCGGAAGGTAGTGTGATTTTCCGGGATGATGTAGACTACTTGGTGAAAATCAAGAGCATCATAGATGCAATGCAATGGGATAGCAGAATTATAGACCATGAAAATGGGCCACATCAcagagagaagattttgttggcATCCAAGCAGTATTGGACAGCTCCAGCCCCTGACGGGAATAAAGGAGGAAGTAAAAGTGCTTCTTTATAA